TTGTATATCGAAACAAAATCCCAAACCATTCATGGCTGGGATTTATTGGAAACTGCATTAGGTGCTGGTGATATTTTATATCTCACCATGCCTGCAACGGGGTTGGATCGGCTGTGGCGCGTTCCTTCTCAGGTTCTCGCTAACTCAGATCGGGCGATCTCCACATAAGTTATAGCTAAGGTGACTGCTTAAAGTGTAAAATTTGAGACAAAATTCGTACAGTCGATTTCTCTTCAAATAAGTGTTGCCTTACAGAAAATTTTGCTTGTGGGGACTTGTGGCGCTGGGCTATGTGCTAGTTAGTCCCTCAGTTTTCGCTAAAACCCTGCGGGTGGGAACCAATCCCTTACCGCCTCTTGTGTTCGTCAAATCGACTCAGGAACAACCTGTCGGCTACAGTATCGAACTGTGGGATAAAGTTGCGCGGCAGCTTAAAGTGGAGTACGAATTCGTTGTGTTTGATTCTACAGCAGAACTTCTCGAAGCTGTTAAACTCGGTAACGTTGATGTTGGGATTAGTGGCATTACTATTACCTCCGATCGAGAGCAGTATTTAGACTTTTCCCAAAGTTATTACGAAACCGGACTGCAAATCTTGATCTTAGACCAACCTAAACATCCCATCCTGGCTTTTTTTCAATATTTTATATCTTGGACGACGCTGCAAGCTCTGGGTGTTTTATTGGTTGTATCTCTAGCAATAGCCCACTTAGTTTGGTTTTTTGAACATCGTTCCAATCCTCAAATGTTTGCGAAGAGTTATCTATTAGGAATTTGGGAAGCCTTCTGGTGGGCTATAGTAACAGCAGCAACAGTTGGATATGGTGACAGGGTTCCTAAAGGATTTATCGGCAGGTTAATTGCGCTGTTTTGGATGCTCTTTGGTATATTCATATTTGCCTATTTCACCGCTTCAATTACAGCTAATAAGATACAAGAGCAAATTTCTGGCCCCAAAGACTTGGATGGCAAACGAGTTGCAGTTATCGGTGGCACTACCTCTGCTAGTTATATGCAAACGCGACCTGTAAAGCTAGTGCGATTCAAGCGCTGGCAGCAAGCCTATGAAGCTTTAAATGCAGGGGAAGTTGACGCTGTTGTCGGTGATGCGCCAACTTTAAGATATGAGGCTGCCCGTACACCTGAATTTCGTGTGGTAGGTAGATTATTTAATCAACAAGATTATGGGATTGCCCTACCTACAGGCAGCACCTATCGAAAGCCGATCAACATCATTTTGTTAAAATTAAAGGAACAAGAAGATCTAAAAGTTCTAGCGCAGAAATGGTTCCCAGATAACGAGTGAGTGTATAGTTCGTAGTTCATTGAAGAGGCGATGAACCACGAACTACACTACCGGACAGGATGCGATCGCACCTGTCCGATTTCCCCCAAAATAATTACATTTTGCCTTTTTGCATTACTTCTTGCAGGTGTTGACGCACTTCTTGTACCTGCTGCATTTCTGATTGTTTCAGCTTTTGGAACAGTTCCGCACAAGGTTGAGAACCTGTTTGCTCTGCGTCTTGAATGTAACTATCGTATGCCTGAATTGCCTCAGCTTTGTTGTGCAATACTGTGAGCAAATCGTATTCAAGGTTGCTGATAGTTTGTCCGTTTGTGGCCATAATTTGAGCCTCCACTAGATTTCATAATCAACGTTGACTCACCTCCACCGGCAAATTCATCTGTCCAAAAGAGTAGAACTATAGGCTTGTATAGGGCTTAACAAGCAGCTATACAAATAAAAATCGTTCTCTTTCCCTATGTCGATTCAGTCTTGAGGATAATCGATCGGAAACCAAGTTTCTTTTATCGTTCAGCTCGATATTTCTTTACTCGCACCCAAAGAAAACCGGTTTCTGGTATTACTAAATTGATGTTTTGCCTTCTGGATCAATTTCTTTCCATCCAAGCAATACAGTTCTGCATCTGCTGGCGTACTGTCTCCGTGTCAGCGCGGTAGCGCCGTCCGTGACCGGGTAACACCCACTCAAATCTGTAGTTTGCCAATTTTTTCATGGATTTTAGCTGTTCTGTCCAGGAGTACCAGCAAACACTGCGAAAGGCAATTAGCTGATTAATTTCTGGAGACCAAGCGAGATGGTCGCCGCTAAACAGATATTTGTTTTTGTACAGCAAAACTGTGTGACCTTTGGTGTGACCGGGAACTGGGATAATTAAAAGGTCTGTCTCCAGTTTATACGGTTCCGAACTGGATAATTTGATTTCTACATCGCGAGTACCGGAATTAATTTCGTCCTGATGGAGGATGCGATCGCACTCAAAATGCTCTCTATATTTTTGATGATCCGCCACATCATCTCTGTGTGTGAGATACATATAACGAATCCCACCCATTTCCTCCAGTCGTTTAACTAATGGCGGTGTAAAGCGGGGAGAATCAACTAAGATATTGCCTTCGAGTCTAACAATCAAATAACTCGCAGCCGCGTAGGAATCCTCCGAGTGATAGCCGCAATGGTAAACATTTTCATCTACCAAAATAGGGAAAGTTTCCTGCGCCTCTTTTATATCTTTTGGTGTTTCAACTGTGCCGATCGAAGCCGTAGGACAAGAAAGCAACGCTTGGAGCGATCGCAACCTTTCTTCCTCATTTGCAGGTTGATGATACACTGCTGATTGTTCCCCCACACTAGCGAAGACTTCGGGAGCCATCCAGCGACAAGTATCGCAATCAATACAACTACTATCTACGTAAAAATCGCCACTCACATTTTCCGGGCGACGCTGATTAAGATGCGCCATAATTAAATCCGATCTTAATTTTTCAATAGCGGGCTGGTTATAATACAACAATAGCAAATCAATTTCATAAATTTAGTCGCGAGCGATCGCCAATGATTGTTTTATGCGATTTACTTAGTTGCCAAATTTACAAGCCATTCATCTAATTCTGTCAAAAAAGCCGATCGCGTTTCTTCTTCTACAATTGCTCCTTCAAAAGCATTGCGCGTCCATCGGCCTAAATCTGCAACAGTAACACCTCGTTCGCACATTAGGCGCACCATTTCTTCTGTTAAATTTAAGCCAAACCAAGTAGGATCGTCTGAGTTGACGGTAACAGCCACTCCGGCTGCATCTAATGCTAAAATAGGATGGTCTTGATAGGATGAAACATTTGCGAGACGTTCGTTAGAAGTGGGGCACATTTCCACTAGGATTTGGCGATCGCGCAACAATTCCACAACATCCGGATCTTGAATTGCAGAAGTTCCGTGACCGATTTGTTTAACCCCCAATCCTTCCACAGCAGCGCGAATTGTTTCAGGGCCAGTCATTTCCCCAGCGTGGACTTTGACTTTTTTTCCTGTGGCAAAAACTGGCGCAAATGCTTCTTTAAATATATCGGCAGGCCAACCGAATTCCGAACCGTGAAGATCGAATCCAGAGATAATTTTTTCGGAAATAACTTTTTGTACCCAATAGCTAGCACTTTCAGCACCTTCATTGCGATTGAGACCAGCAAACATTCTGATAATTGTACCGTGCGATCGCGCTCTTTCTACCTCTTCTTCCAAAAGTGCTAAAACGCGATCGAGAGAAGCGCCAACTCGCTCAACTAAAGGAACGTAAAAATCTAACTCTACATAACGAATGTTTTGTTCGATAAAAGCATCAAATACATCGCGAATTAACTCATTATAACCCGAAGGCGTCTGTAACCAAGGATGAATATAATCGCGAAACAATAAGCGAAATTCTTCAAAGTTAGCAAATCGGAAACTTTGTTCGTACCAAAAAGGAGACTCAGGTAGAACAATTCCTTTGTGCCGATGCCATACTTCTCGAACTTTTTGCCAGCGGGGTGCGCCTTCCAAGTGTATGTGCAGTTCAGCTTTTGGCATAGAGGAAATATCGGCAATGTTAGTTATTTCCTCTGGTTTGGTTACTTCTAACATGGTTTGATTCTATTTACCTCCCAAATAGTACGCTCTTGCAACAGGCAACAAAAATAGCAGTATTAAACCAAGAATAAAAGCCCAAAAGCTGAGGTTATAACCACCAAAATTATATGCGCTAAGACATATCAATAATACGCCAGATACAGAGGCAGGGAAACTAAAGCTATCGCCAGCCTCTTGGATATGTCTTCCCTGCTTAATAATTAACTCTTGTAAAAAATCTGAATAGCGAATCAACACAGGTACGCTAAAGGCTAGGAATAACGCAAGTGATGCAAAAAAACCAGGCTTATAAGCTTTCAATATTCCTGTTTCTGCCAAAAATATAAATATCCACAGCCCTATCCCTGTTAAAAGAGATTGCCAAATCACTATATACCAAGGAGTTTCTTTTTGCTTCGCGTTGTAAATATTAATAAATAAAAACATCGAAAATGCTATTGTAAATGGAAATAAATCAGGTTTGTACTCGATAAGCTTATCTATCAAATTGAAAAAATCTATATCCTTGAGCCATAAAAGACTCCATATTAAAATACCTATAACACTAGCTTGCCAACGAATTGGGCTATCTTTTGGGCGGACGATATCGGCTGGATTGGCGGTAGGCAAAAATCCTATCTCCTCTATGCGATCGAGAATCTCTGAACTGGGGGGAAACCCTCCAAATAGGATTTCTGATGGATACCTACATACAGTGTGCTTGATACAAATAGCACCTGAGTCTATTTCCAAATATGCAACCTGATGAGGATAAAACTTGTACGTTTCAAAGCAGAAGTGAAGAGTCAATTTATTTGCGCTGACAAATAGAGTGGCAAATGGGAATGTTCCTCTCGTTTTGCCAACTGTCGCGCCTCCCGCGAAACTCAGCAACCTTTGTCTATTTCTCCGCTTCATGGAAAGTTTTCCTGTGTCTGCGTCTCATCTACCTCTAGAGCGCCAGTCCAGTAAAAAATCAAAGGCAGAATAAGCAAAATATGTGGTGCGTAGGAGCAAACGCGAGTGCGTGCCGTAAGCATTAGCATTCGAGCGACAATCGAACGTGAGTGCGTGCCGTAGGCAATCGCGTTCGCATCTCCATTTTCCCATAAGTAAGGTGGGCATTGCCCACCCTACTTTTTATTAAAGTTCAGCTAGCCAATCCAAAATCAACCCATTCACAATATCCGGTCGTTCGTCGTGAGGACAGTGACCGGTATCGGGAATCGATACAAACTTAACAGGTTGACCGTTGTCACTCAATTCCCTGTAAATTGTTGCGCCTTTAATCGGTGTCCAAGGGTCTTTTTCTCCCCAAAGAACCAGTAATGGATGCTTGACTTTTGGCAACAATTCTGATGGGCTGGGGCCGGGAGGTGCGGTGAGGATGGAGGCAAAAACCTGCTGTGCGCCAGTATCGCAGGAAGGATCGTAAAGCATATCCACCAATTCGTCCGTGATGGCTTCCCGGTTGAAGTAAACTTGCTGGAGGGTGCGACGGATGCGGTGTTTCTGACGGATGCGGTTAAATAGAAACGGGCCAAAAACTTTGGAACTCACCACCTTGGTAAAGCCTGCCATCACCAACCGCAATGGTAAATTTAATTCGTGGGGGCGATGATTGAGTCCGCCAGCGCAGTTGATGAGGACAGCACCAGCAGAAATTTCCGGCTCGTCTGCCACCATCATTAAACTGAGTAAAGCGCCGATCGAATTGCCCACAAATACGGCAGGTTCCTGAATGTGCGACGAACAGAAATCTTTGAGCAGTTCTACCCACAAATCCAGGCTGTAATCCAGCGATGGCTTATCGGAAGCGCCAAATCCCAGTAAATCGAGCGCAAAGACTCGGTAGCCACCGGCGGCAAGTGCGGGAACATTTTGACGCCAGTGTCCGATCGAAGCACCAAAGCCGTGAATCAGTACTAACGGGCGTCCGCTGCCCATGACGGTGTACTGTATTTTATGGCCTTTCCAATTCCAGGTGAATTTTGCCAAAGTGCTGGCAACTGCCAACTGTTGCGTCATCACAGTTTTTTATGAAGATTCGTAAACTATGTTTTTTATATGATAATATCTCTTGACTTAAGAATTAATTCGAGGCGCTTTTAAGAGGTTTGAGATCGATCGAGCCATTTTGGATTGGTAGGCATAGTAGTAGGGGAGCAGCTACGCCGATAGGGAGAGGGGGAGGGGGAGATGGGGGAAGATTTTTCTTAGTCTCCCGGTCACCAGTCCCCAGTCAACAATCACCAAAATCTGCGTAAGTGCTATATGAATAAGAATTTCTTGGCTGTACTTGGGAAGATTGTTTTTGCGGCGACGAGTTTGGGAATATGGGCGAGTGCCGAAGTGGCGATCGCTTATGCAGCAAGCGCTTCTACATCGCCAACTAACCCAGCGGTAGCCGCACAAGTTTTAGCAGAACAACCAGCGAGGAGAGAACCTGCACGCAGAAGAGAAGCGACTCCCACGAGAGAACCCGCACGCAGAAGAGAAGCGACGCCGACGAGAGAACCCGCACGCAGAAGAGAAGCGGTACAAAATAACTTCGATCTTCCAGAAGTTATTACCAATGGTGTTTTAGAGAATTTATCCCAACAGACGGGAATGGAAATATCTGCTTTGCGGATCGTCGCCGCGCAACAGGAAACTTGGCCGGATGGTTGTTTGGGGATAGCCAGTCCCGGTATTGTTTGCTCTAAGGCTTTGGTTCCCGGTTGGCGAGTGGTAGTAGGTAGCGATCGCCAAAGCTGGGTTTACCGCACTAATCTTACAGGTTCCTTAATCAAGTTAGATCCAACTGCCAGCGAGAATGTAGCGGCGACTCCACCTCCCCCTCTTCCTCGTGCGTCTCAACCAACTCGCCTGCCCGCTCCTCCCTCACGCAGACAAACAACAGCAAGTGCTTCTGGGCAATCAGGAGAGCCATTGCCTCCCGTTGAGCTATCTCAAAGTGAGATACCCCAAAGCGAGGGAAGTACTTTGATTGAGGAGCCAGCTGCTGCATTAGCTGATGCCAATAGGTCGGTTCAGCGCCGCAATGAAGCCACGCCACCGCGTCCGCAACCGCCTTCCCGCCTAGAAGAGCCCACGCCACCGCGTCCGCAACCGCCTTCCCGCCTGGAAGAGCCCACGCCACCGCGTCCGCAACCGGTTTCCCGCCTGGAAGAGCCCACGCCACCGCGTCCGCAACCAGTTTCCCGCCTGGAAGAGCCCACGCCACCGCGTCCGCAACCGCCTTCCCGCCCGGAAGAGCCCACCCCACCGCGTCCGCAACCAGTTTCCCGTCCGCCTCAACAAACCACTGCAATAGCTACACCTCCCCGGCGCACAGCCCCGCCACCTCCACGCCAAAATGGCACGGAAAACAGAAGCGGTTTCAGTTTGATGATTCGACAACCATTAGAGACGCTTCCGAATCCGATCGCTCGCGTTTCCCTCAAATCTAAAAATGGCAACAATTACGCACCGGAGCGGTTAATCGGCGATTATCGATATCGGCTGGATCGACGCGCTCAATTTAGGGGAGGGATGAATGCAGGCGATCGCATTGTTGTGCGCCTGTACGATAACGAGAATCGCTCGATCGGCTATAGCGAATTTGAACTTTTGTCAGAAAACGCGGCAGTTAACTTAATTCTCCCGGAACGACCGCTTCTTTACCGTATGGTGCGGACTCTCTACGGCATTGACGCCGATCGAGATGGCAACATGGATGAAGGCACGAGCTTTTACGATTACTACACTATCCTCACCGGTACAAGACCGGGTGAGGAACGAGTCACTTTCCTCAACGGCGTTCCGAATACCAGCCTCACCTGGTTTCAAGTCGCCGGTTTACCCCTACCATCTCGCACAAGCGCTTACCCCGCTTCTTTTGGTAGCGGCGAATATGCAGTGACCAATCAGGCGATTAGCATTTTTCGCTCGGATATGCCTAGAGTTCTCACTGCTGCACCCGGTAAGGAGAGTCGAATAACTAATGTCAGCAATAACTCTACGTACCAGGTAACGCGCAATTCGGTCAGTTCTCGATCGCCGCAAGACCCTCCAGCCCCGCCGCCGCAATTGCAGGTGAGTTTTGCCGATGTACCATCAAATCATTGGGCTAGAGGTTTCATCGCAGAACTGGCGCGTCAAGAAATTCTCCAAGGTTTTCCCGATGGGCTGTATCGTCCCAACGCTCCCGTGACGCGAGCTGAATTGGCTTCGATTTTGCGAAAAGCTTTCGATCGAAATAAAATTCGCGATGTCGTCGCTTTTAAAGATGTGCCGACTAACCACTGGGCTTATCCTGCCATTCGGGAAGCTTACGAGATGGGTTTCTTGGAAACTAATTCCACTCAAGGTTTCAGTCCCGACCAAAAAGTCTCTCGTCTTGACGTTTTGGTCGCTTTGGGCAGAGGACTTAAGTATTCTGCTGGGGGTTCTGTCGATAGCGTTCTGCGCGTGTATAGAGATGCCTCCTCGATCCCAAGAAGCGATCGCGATATCATCGCCGCCGTTACCCAGCGGGATATGGTCGTAAGTTATCCCAACGTCAACTATCTGTATCCCGGTCGGCTCGCAACCAGAGCTGAAGTGGCTGCTTTAATTTATCGGGCTTTGGTCAGTATTGGCAAAGCTGAGGAAATTGTTTCCCCCTATGTGGTGGTAGCAGAATCTACCCCCAATAACACTCAAGTTAGGGAAGGTTCGCGTTCCGATCGACAAAGAACCAATACTCGCGATCGACGTTAGAACGGGAGTTTAAACTGGATTTCGGTGCAAAACTCTCGATTTTTGAATTTTGCACCAAAATCTTGTCTAAACTCCTGTTTTGAAATAATTATCTTGCAAATAAAGCCATCTTTTTTCTCTCCATTAAAAATAATTTTTAGATACAATTATATATAATTATTAATCTTAATTTAAGAAAATAAATAAATTTGTTATTGAGTATTTTAGTATTGAAAAATACCGAATCATTAGGTTAATTCATGTCTAATAGTCAAACAATACCTTTGTTAATTTGTGAATCGTTTAGAGAGAATAAATAATGAGCGAACAGCCAATTGCAGATGAAGTGGCATTGCGGATTGCCTTGGCTTCAAGATTATTTCCCGAAATAAGTCTGAAAGAGTTTATAGAACTGTTAATGGATTATTTGGGGGGCAATATTGATGAAGTATCCTTAAGTCAAATCACAGTTACTAAGTTGAAAACAGCACTAGGACAAACCTATGAACTCGATGGAGAAGAACATGGAGAAGATGCTAATACAGAGACAATAGCTGTATTCAAAAAAGCGGTAAGAATTTTATGGGGTGAAACAAGTGAGAGTGACAAACTACCACCTATAGAACCTTATCAAGAAGGTGATATGCCTAATTCTATTCGTGTGGCTGTAGCATCTAATAACCGCGAAGAGTTAGATGGTCATTTTGGTTCGTGCCTGCGGTATTTAATTTATCAATTATCAGCGAAAGAAATACGGCTAATTGATATTCGATCGGCATTGGGAGCAGAATTATCAGAAGATAAAAATGCCTTTCGTGTGAATTTAATTAAAGATTGCGCTATTTTGTATATTGTCGCGATCGGGGGGCCTGCTGCTGCTAAGGTAGTTCAAGGCGGAATCTATCCGATGAAAAAGGAAGAAGGCGGTTTAGCAAGAAAAATACTGGCTGAATTACAACGCGCAATCACCACTTCACCACCTCCTTGGTTAGCAAAAATTTTAGGAGTTGCGCCCGGTGAGCAAGTCAAAAATTACAAAGCATTGGTATAAAATTATGTTATCACGTATCTTAGGAGCAACTCAATTTGACCAGCAGGTTCTCAACATTTCCTCCATCAATATTTGCGATCGAGAAAGTTATGTCGGTCAGGAAATGCGAAAGCGCTACAATGCTTGGAAAGATGAAAATGACGAACCCACTCAAAATCCTTGGGCACATCTGCATCAATTCACAATTTACGTCCCGCATCCCGACCAACTTTACGAAGAAATGACTTTAGAAGAAGGGTTAACCAAAGGTTACAACATTGAGGTTAAACTTGTCGAGGACAAAAGCGAATTACCTTACAAAATTCCCGCAGGCGGACATTTTGTTGTTGTGATGAAACAAAAAGGACTTGATGAAGATTTTGCTATTGCAGCAACTGGGATTTTTGTGCGTACCTTGGCTGTACTTTATCTCGACATTATTGTCGATCTGGAGAAAGGTGAATACCAACCGATTGCGGTTAAACATCCGATTATTAGGGATTACCCAATCGGTTGGGAAGATAAGTTGAAGCAGTTCCTTAACCAAGAGATTAAAGACGAGGATTTGCCCAATTTAGTTCAATACGTAGACCGAGCATTCAATCGGGATTATAGAGCGCCTGACTGGGATGAAATTAACCTCATGGCTACTAGGTTTGCGGGTGTTTGAGCAATCCGATCGGAAATTCGATCGAGCAGAAAGCAGCGCAGATTTTGATAAAATTGAAGCAGCATTCTCATCGCGGTCTTGTTGAACTAATAAGACCGTTATTTTCGATCTGTCTGAAACCTCCAGCCCTTTATTTCCCTTGGTTGTACGGTAAAATCGAAAATCTAAAACTGAAAATCTTATCAACCCCATGCCCGAATTAATTTTGCCCAAACCCCCTCAGTTTCAATCAAAACAAGAAGAACGCCTCTATCGCAAACAACACCTTGCCGCTGCCTTTCGCCTCTTCGCCCGCTACGGGTTTGATGAGGGTGTCGCCGGTCACATTACCGCTCGCGACCCCGAACTGCAAGATCATTTCTGGGTAAACCCGTTCGGGACGCACTTCGAGCATATCCGCGTTTCCGATTTGGTGCTTGTTAATAGTAAAGGTGAGGTTGTGGAAGGTGACAAGCCTATCAACGCGGCAGCTTTTGCTATCCACTCCCAAGTTCACGCAGCGCGTCCCGACGTGGTGGCAGCTGCTCACGCTCATTCACTTTACGGTAAAAGTTGGTCAACTCTGGGACGCCTTCTTGACCCCCTGACTCAGGATGCCTGTGCTTTTTATGAGGATTGCGGGTTGTTTGATGACTACACGGGAGTCGTACTGGAACCAAAAGAAGGCAAGCGGATTGCAGAGGCGCTAGGTGAGAACAAGGCGCTGATTTTACGCAATCACGGACTTTTAACTGTCGGTCACTCGGTTGACGAAGCGGCGTGGTGGTTCATTACAATGGAGCGATCGTGCCAAGCGCAGTTAATGGCTGAGGCTGTTGGCAAACCAATTGCGATCGCTCCCAATGTAGCACGCCTCACCTACAGCCAAATAGGTTCTCACTACATGGGTTGGTTTTCCTTCCAACCCCTCTACCAAACCATCGTGCGCCAGGAACCAGACTTGCTTAATTAGTTTGAAAACGGCTGTTCTGCGTAATAAACCGTGCGAGTCGGAAAAGGAATCACAATTCCTTCTTCTTGATAGCGGCGGTGCAATCTTTTAATAAACTCGTGCTTCACTACCCTTTGGTCGAGAAATTCATTCGCCCTCAAAAACACCGTGAAACGAATACTGTATTCGCTGAAAGTATGATATCGAATAAAAGGCTCAAACCCAAAAGCAGAACCGGATACTTTTTGCATCACCTCTTGCGCGACATCAAAAGTTACCCATTCCACTTGGTCAAGGTCGCTATCGTAACTGACACCTACCTCTACCAAAACTATGATCTCTTTGGCCGGTAAATGATAGTTGGTAAAAATAGCAGAAGCCAGTTTTGAGTTGGGCACTATTATAACGTTATGGGGCAACTCTTGGATGACTGTATTTCGCCAAGTGATATCCGTAACGTAACCTTCTTGACCCGTTTCTAGTTTGACATAATCTCCGGTTCTCACTTGTTTGGAAATAATCAAGTATAACCCCGAAAATAAATTAGAAAGGGTATCTTGAAACGCCAGCGCCACAGCTAAACCACCGATTCCCAAAGTAGCCAGAATTGGCGTGATGGAAAAGCCCAACGTTTGCAGGATCGTCAAAATTCCAAATACAAAAACGACGATCCTAGCCAGATTAGAAAGTAATGAAGCTGAAACTCCTTCTGTGCGCTGAGTAAAAATATTAACAAAACTAGCGGTCAATCTTGCTAAGGCTATTGTGACTGTAAATAGGAAAATAGCAGTGAGGATTTTTTGCAGGATGTCCGCTAAGATGTTGTCAATAACTTGACTTACCTGTAAACTAATCACAGCAGCATAAAATCCGGCAATTACAAACCAAATTTTAGGGATGCCGCGCAAAGATAAAAATAATATTTCATTTCCTGGCAACCGGGTTTTAGTCGCGAATCTTTTCAGTTTATTGAGAATAAATTTTTCAAAAATTAGTCCGGCAATAAATCCCAGGCAAACTAACCCTACAGGTAAGATCCATTTGAGATAGTCGTTCATACAAACAAACTTCCCCCAATTTGACAGGCGTTTAATAGCTTACCTTTAAACGCAGCCGATCGCCAGTACAGCACGGCACAAGTAATCCACTAGCTCGAAATAAGTTAAATGCCTGACGCTCACAGGATTTTTGACTTTTGACTGAGTGACTTTCGCGTAGCGCCGCTAGGGAAGTTTTTGCTTGAGTTGGCTGAGGTTTTCTGGACTGAGGATGACTTTCACTTCCAACTGTTGCTGGGGGTCTCGGAGAGTGAACTACCTACACTGACCTGATGGTGAGCGTGTAGGCTTCCCAATTCATTGGGGATTGCCTCAACCTTCGTAGATTTTTTACGTCCCGAAGATTTTGGTCTTACATCCCCTCCAAGGGCAGAAGAGCTAGTCCCTAACTCCAAAAGTCGCAAACCTTCATTTTTAATATTGATTGCTTACCATGCTTAGATTTAAAGTTAGGAAATTTAGTGCGTCCTTCAAAGAAGTTGACAAACGCGCTAGAAAGATTGAATGTGACTCGTTGCAAGAATTCCCTACATACATCTTCGGCGAGAACATATAAGAGTGCCTTTCACAGATTTTCTTTGGACTTTAGCTCTCAATTAGGCGTATTTATTACTTCCCTGACATCTGCCGCAGACGGAACTAATCGCTGTCGCCAAGTAATTTGCTTACCGTTGAGATTGGCAAACCATTGTTTGATTGTAGCGAAGTTATTGACGTTTTCGGGGTTTATGTTACCTTGTTGCCAGACAATTGTGTGTGCCATCAGATATTCCTGATGAATTGGCTGATTTGTTGGTTGCTAAACGGATTTTAGCGCACCATAACTCAGCGCTCAAAATTGTGGGTTTCTGAGTCAAAAAAATTAGCGATCGCTTGCCAAATTTGTTACTCTTTATGAATAAAATATCCGAAAAATTTGCCGATACAATTGGCAAAGATATGTATGTATCTGCTCGTTGTCTTCATTTGCCTACCCCACAGGAAGGCCACACCTACATCTGCCCAGAAAAATATCTAAAACTGACTGGCGACCGCCGCGATCGTATAGCCTCTTGGTAAGCTTATTTAAAGAAAGTCAAAAATTATTTGATTTCCTGACAGCTATTCTTATTTATGAATAAACATCTGTGATATAATGCAAGTCGTCTGCGCGACTGCTGTAATAGCAACGCTTTTTAAAACGTAAATTCTGATGCAAGGATGGGGTAGATGCTCTGGGGACTTTGGCACTGGCTCAAAAGCTTTTTTCAGCGCTTGTTTGGAACCTCTCCCCACCCGTTTTCGCAACGGGGAGGAAGCAGAACAGCTTCTCCTCAATTGATGGGAGGTGCCGGAGGGGCAAACTCAACTCTGACGGATGCAGACTATGAAGTGTTGTTCGTCCAACTCCTAGAGGGGGTAAGTGAAGGCTGGAGTCGCGGTCAAGTT
The nucleotide sequence above comes from Aerosakkonema funiforme FACHB-1375. Encoded proteins:
- a CDS encoding transporter substrate-binding domain-containing protein → MLPYRKFCLWGLVALGYVLVSPSVFAKTLRVGTNPLPPLVFVKSTQEQPVGYSIELWDKVARQLKVEYEFVVFDSTAELLEAVKLGNVDVGISGITITSDREQYLDFSQSYYETGLQILILDQPKHPILAFFQYFISWTTLQALGVLLVVSLAIAHLVWFFEHRSNPQMFAKSYLLGIWEAFWWAIVTAATVGYGDRVPKGFIGRLIALFWMLFGIFIFAYFTASITANKIQEQISGPKDLDGKRVAVIGGTTSASYMQTRPVKLVRFKRWQQAYEALNAGEVDAVVGDAPTLRYEAARTPEFRVVGRLFNQQDYGIALPTGSTYRKPINIILLKLKEQEDLKVLAQKWFPDNE
- a CDS encoding MBL fold metallo-hydrolase; translated protein: MAHLNQRRPENVSGDFYVDSSCIDCDTCRWMAPEVFASVGEQSAVYHQPANEEERLRSLQALLSCPTASIGTVETPKDIKEAQETFPILVDENVYHCGYHSEDSYAAASYLIVRLEGNILVDSPRFTPPLVKRLEEMGGIRYMYLTHRDDVADHQKYREHFECDRILHQDEINSGTRDVEIKLSSSEPYKLETDLLIIPVPGHTKGHTVLLYKNKYLFSGDHLAWSPEINQLIAFRSVCWYSWTEQLKSMKKLANYRFEWVLPGHGRRYRADTETVRQQMQNCIAWMERN
- a CDS encoding adenosine deaminase family protein; translation: MLEVTKPEEITNIADISSMPKAELHIHLEGAPRWQKVREVWHRHKGIVLPESPFWYEQSFRFANFEEFRLLFRDYIHPWLQTPSGYNELIRDVFDAFIEQNIRYVELDFYVPLVERVGASLDRVLALLEEEVERARSHGTIIRMFAGLNRNEGAESASYWVQKVISEKIISGFDLHGSEFGWPADIFKEAFAPVFATGKKVKVHAGEMTGPETIRAAVEGLGVKQIGHGTSAIQDPDVVELLRDRQILVEMCPTSNERLANVSSYQDHPILALDAAGVAVTVNSDDPTWFGLNLTEEMVRLMCERGVTVADLGRWTRNAFEGAIVEEETRSAFLTELDEWLVNLATK
- a CDS encoding alpha/beta fold hydrolase — encoded protein: MMTQQLAVASTLAKFTWNWKGHKIQYTVMGSGRPLVLIHGFGASIGHWRQNVPALAAGGYRVFALDLLGFGASDKPSLDYSLDLWVELLKDFCSSHIQEPAVFVGNSIGALLSLMMVADEPEISAGAVLINCAGGLNHRPHELNLPLRLVMAGFTKVVSSKVFGPFLFNRIRQKHRIRRTLQQVYFNREAITDELVDMLYDPSCDTGAQQVFASILTAPPGPSPSELLPKVKHPLLVLWGEKDPWTPIKGATIYRELSDNGQPVKFVSIPDTGHCPHDERPDIVNGLILDWLAEL
- a CDS encoding S-layer homology domain-containing protein encodes the protein MNKNFLAVLGKIVFAATSLGIWASAEVAIAYAASASTSPTNPAVAAQVLAEQPARREPARRREATPTREPARRREATPTREPARRREAVQNNFDLPEVITNGVLENLSQQTGMEISALRIVAAQQETWPDGCLGIASPGIVCSKALVPGWRVVVGSDRQSWVYRTNLTGSLIKLDPTASENVAATPPPPLPRASQPTRLPAPPSRRQTTASASGQSGEPLPPVELSQSEIPQSEGSTLIEEPAAALADANRSVQRRNEATPPRPQPPSRLEEPTPPRPQPPSRLEEPTPPRPQPVSRLEEPTPPRPQPVSRLEEPTPPRPQPPSRPEEPTPPRPQPVSRPPQQTTAIATPPRRTAPPPPRQNGTENRSGFSLMIRQPLETLPNPIARVSLKSKNGNNYAPERLIGDYRYRLDRRAQFRGGMNAGDRIVVRLYDNENRSIGYSEFELLSENAAVNLILPERPLLYRMVRTLYGIDADRDGNMDEGTSFYDYYTILTGTRPGEERVTFLNGVPNTSLTWFQVAGLPLPSRTSAYPASFGSGEYAVTNQAISIFRSDMPRVLTAAPGKESRITNVSNNSTYQVTRNSVSSRSPQDPPAPPPQLQVSFADVPSNHWARGFIAELARQEILQGFPDGLYRPNAPVTRAELASILRKAFDRNKIRDVVAFKDVPTNHWAYPAIREAYEMGFLETNSTQGFSPDQKVSRLDVLVALGRGLKYSAGGSVDSVLRVYRDASSIPRSDRDIIAAVTQRDMVVSYPNVNYLYPGRLATRAEVAALIYRALVSIGKAEEIVSPYVVVAESTPNNTQVREGSRSDRQRTNTRDRR